The Eriocheir sinensis breed Jianghai 21 chromosome 21, ASM2467909v1, whole genome shotgun sequence genome includes the window GTCTGAAAGGACGGAGGGTTTAATAAAAACTGGGCTATGCATGGCTAGGCTGAGCGTGTCCAGGCTGTCTGTCGTCCCAAGGAGTTAGATGGCCGGCTGGTGGACTGGAGGGACGGAGGGTAAACTGTGGGCTGGGCAGGGCAGGGCCGGGCTGGCTGAGTGGTGTCTGGCCTGTCCGCCGCCCCATTGACTCCTGCTACTTGGCTCGTTATCCGACTAGTTTGTTGTCAGTTTCCTCCCTGCCATGCATAGAGGGCGCGCGTGCGGTGGAGCGTGTTTTatgtgctgctctctctctctctctctctctctctctctctctctctctctctctctctctctcgttttaagaCTAGCTCGGCGGTTGTCCAGCAGAGGAGGCAAGCAAAAACACTCCTGCTTGACGGGCTAAACACCAACAGTTACACAATCCCCGTAATAAAAAAGGAGGCAAATTATCAGTATGGAAAAGTTAAAAGTTTTATGAATGATACTTAAGTAGTCCCAAGGGTCGTGTAAGGGAACGCAGCCTCATGACTCACCGTACAATCACTGCTCAGAGTTGTGAATGAGCGTGATCGACCTGGTGCGTAGCCGTGAACGCCACTTAATGAACGGGATTATCGCCGTTGGGGAGGATTAGCGTGACGCCTACAATACCAATTACGCACTTACGGAACGCCAACCGCGAGAGGGGGCGAGGACGGGCGAGGATGAGCTGACAGAGTGACACAGGAGCAGCGTGGTTAACCTCCGGCATCATCCGACCGCCTGCTCACGGCCACCATCTGCGGGCGAGGGAAGGCGCGGCACGCGGCACGCAGCGGGCGGCGACACGGCTGACGGAGGAAAACTGTCGcccaacaagaacaaggagaaagccCAGAGTTGAGAGCACGGCAGTTAATTATCGCTCCACGAGTCTTCATGATCCCATTCTTGTTGTATCTGTGAAATATTAATGTAAAGAAAGCGCGTATAAGTAGATTTTTTGATGAGATGGTACGATGAAAGCAGGCACGAGGCACGGGGAGAACATCATCCTATTTGAATAGGCAATTAATTATGTACATTTACTAAATCCCTGAACACTGAACAGTTAACCAATCACACGCGGAGTCGTTCCCTTCCGAGTGAGGGATTGGCCGAGGAACGTGACGTCACGGCGCTCCGAGTATAAAACAAGACGAGGACGGAGATTGTCGCGATTCTTATTTCGGTCTGGCCTGCCGCGGCCTGCCATCAGCCTTCCCCCTCCAGGTGAGCATTTATGGGGCGGTGGGAGGGAGTGTCTCTTGattgggttaaaaaaaaaagtgtgatggAATAACTTGAGTCAAATTTTCTGTTTTGAAGGAAAGATTAAAAGTATTCAGGGCAGATAGTTattgcagtacacacacacacacacacacacacacacacacacacacacacacacacacacacacacacacacacacacacacacacacacacacacacacacacacacacacacacacacacacacacacacacacacacacacaaacacacaaagagaggcaCAGTTATTCATCACAAAATTTCGTAACTGTAAGAGTGAAGTCGCGAAATATATGATCCTAAGAATAAACAGGAATAACTCGGGAtatttaaaccaataaaaaagcTTCGCACCGTCTTGGCCCCGAGGTGAGAATCCCGCGCGGGGCCCCTGGGACACGGGAAGCGCTAAGCCACACACCGGTACTGCCCGTGACCCCGCcgcagggcagggaggggaggcggaggagcagcGGGGGCACATGCCAAAAGCGCAGCGGCATGCCAGTGGGAACCAATAAGCGTGGGTGgttactggggggggggggtagggaggatgTCTGGGAGGTAATCGAAAGTGAAggtatactggtggtggtggtcaaaggGATGGTGGTAGTGCTGCTTATGGCGACGCACGGCGGGACAGGTGAGGTGACAGCGgccaaaggggggaagggggccgTGGCGCTGAGTGAcggcgatgatgacgatgatgtggaggagaggagcaAGGCATAGGAGGGCGAGTTGTGAgttgtaggaagaagaggaggtggagtaggaggagctTTTGGATAGCGAGAAGGGAGATTAACTATACTCGACTCCCTCCCCGTGGACCTATCGCGAGGAACAAACAAGAACGatacaggatgaggaggaggatagaatataaatgacaggagggaaggacgaagaagCACACGGAGAAGGGCAATCGCGTAACGACTCATGCAGAACCAAAAAGGAAGTTGATAGAAAAGGTTATGACGAGTAGAACGAAATAGAGAATATGGAGCCgggagggaggacaaggagaaggagaagaagcaaatgagggccatgaggaggaggaggaggaggaagaggaggatcaacTAACCAGTTCCTCGGCGAAGTGAATGAAAGGAGGCTCAGAGCGGACGGATGGATGGGACTCGTGAATATTGATAAACAGATGACAGTCGACGTCATGCTGCGGCGTCTCCATCACTGACTAAACGGAAGATCTTATTTATGGCTTCATGCCCTCCCCACGCCCCTCTCACCCCGCGATATCACTACCCTCCCCCCAgcacccctctccctcacctctgccGACCACCTGTCGTCGCGTGAGGGCAGGTGTCAAGCTGTGGAGAAGCGGTGATGAAAGGAAAGTTGAGGAAGCGCGTGAGGGAACTCCTAATTTGACGTTGTAAAAACTGGGCAAACTTAATCAGTCTAACCTTCCTTAGCCTCTACCCAAGTGTCTAAGGCTGAGAGAATCTATTACCATGAAGAATATAACTACACGtaacctaccttccttccctctgaggTGTCTGAGGGAACATCTTATCAACGTTGTTTACCTGGTCTAAATTAATCAACCTAACCTTCCTTATCCTCCACCCGTGTCTAAAGTTGAGGGAATCTATACGCAAGAAAATATTAGTGTGGTATTAACCTGCATAACTAAAcgtgctcttccttccttccttcgcctttatGTGACGACGGAAAAAAAGTCATTAGCAAGTGTTTGACAGCGAGTATCAGTCAGAGAATCGGTCGTTAATCTGGCTAATTCTCATCTGGTCTCCTCAATGGTATTCTGAAGGTGTTAAGCGGACATCACAAGTTGTCAGGCAGGGATACAATGGGAGGAGAGTTAGCAAGTCTTTATGGGAAACCTGACGTGCCTTTTGGAATGGCGGCTGACCGGTATCGGGAGGGAGCTGGGTGGGGCAGGGAGAAGGGTGGGTGGGGTGAAGAAGAGAGGGGttacgtgtgtgtctgtgggaggggggtgaagagaggggtgaggtgtgtgtgtccgTGGGAGAAGTAGTATGGGgtgagggtgggaaggagaggtaaggttaggagaagagaaaggtaagtGGGGTGAAGAAGAGAGGGGTGAGGTCTGAGTCCGTGGGAGAAATAGTAGTGTGGggtgagggagcgagggagaggtgaggtggggaggagaaaaggatgggtgggttgaagtgaagaagagaagggtgaagTTATGTCCGTCggagaaatgggagggagaagTGAGGTGGGGATCGTGAGGCGAGAGTTACTGGCGTGAGGAACATGCAGTCACACACTCGGTGGCCGGAAAGCTTCTGGTccatattaaacatttcgtcgcccgagcacatacatatgacaaggctttcataggagttgtgggcctttccatgggtagtattatgacccaaatggtagtctgacaaagcttctgcatCACAATTGTAAGAAACAGCCATCATAACGcgttttacctctttttttttttttggactgCAGAAATAATTGGCGTGAGAATCGGAAGCGCCTAAGAACACCGACCGTTGACTCACTGATCCCGGCAACCCTGTGGTCACGGAGAGTAATCCATCTGCCTCTCGCGTGCCGCCGCTCAAGCCACCTGGGGGTACCTGGCCGCGCCCCGCCTTACGCAACACCTGTGCATTCCTAAGCCCTCCTAAACCAGTCCAGCCCGTGAGGTAGACCTTTAAATACACTTGCCATCACTGTATGACGCGAGTTTCACCTCTGTTATGTTCGAAAGGTTGTTGGTTTGACTTTACTTGAGATTCATGACTTTAGTGGTTTCAGAGTAGGTTAGTCCCCGCAGAACGAGCTTACTCTCATTTTATACTCTTACTCGtactttctcttttactcttcttcatATACTCATGGGAGGTAATTCTGGTGTCCATGTCTCAACTCTGTGGGTAACGAAATCATATTAATCTTTATACCTATGTTTTTTTACTCATTCTTAACCCGTATTAGATCCCAGAGAGttcttttatgttttgtttattaaattactgatgtgtttgtgttttcctctttccagTGCAGATAGCGTGCGGAATGAGGCTGTTTGGAGGTAGGTGTTGTGCTGGTCTCCTTCTTCCTGCTCTTGTATACGTCCAGAGGAGTGAATGACTTATTGAAGAGGAGAGACTGATAAGGGGGGTGGggcgtaaatgagagagagagagagagagagagagagagagagagagagagagagaaatgaatgaaacgAACAaccaaatagataaatatgtaaataagtaaaaaaaaaaagattagcaaAAAAACATGAGTAGACGAAAGAAATGCGATTAGAGGTAATAAAACAAAACTGAATAAACGTAAAAATAGTtatagaaatgaaaggaaaaataagagcgTTCAGCGGCAGGCCAGGAATGAAGATCAAGCAAAGGTCGAGTGCAATCCTGACCCACTTAACGCCGGAAAGGTCTGCCCGGCGGTTCAGCGATGGCGTCACCTCAACGGGACGACAATAACGACAATGGCAACATCACTAAATTGAGTCAAGACCAGATTAATGCCGGAAAAAGGACGCGGCAACGACTCACTATGCATTAATgaggcggcggcgagggagggaggcaaaagcAGGGCAGGGCGGGAGAGCAGTTGTATCCCTCCCTCGCTGATGCTGTCACACCTCCCCTCCCAAGGCCTGTCACCGCGCGCCTCACACAGCCATAAACACTAGCTGCCCGCCCCCGACCATGCCCCCGaccctcacctccctctcacggtctctccctccctcttttccttcctccctctcctcagccCTTCATGATGGCCAGGGCAAAGGATAGGGAGAGAACCAAAGACTGGGGACTGAGACACTCATTCATATAGGGTTTGAATTCTTAAAATTTCAAATATATGGTGGAGAACGGGAGTTAATGAAATCTATACCTGAGCTTTACGTTGGTCCGTGAGTATACATAGTTCCTGACCTGGTGAAATGAATCTACTGGTGTCCGGAAGCCAGCGTGTTGCAGTACAGTACATTCTAACCACTGGGCCCTGGGGTAATGCCTGTCCTTTTTTGCAGCGCCCttggtggtggcgctggtggtggtggtaacgctAGAGGCGGCGCAGGAGACGTCCTTCTCGTGCACAGGACGCTCCTACGGGTACTACGCTGACGTGGAGGCCGAGTGTGAGATGTTCCACATTTGCAATAACAACGTCAAATGGACCTTCCGCTGCCCCAACCAGACCCTCTTCAACCAGGTGAGATTTTTATACCTCCTCGATCCACACACATGTTTGTCGGCCTTCGCCCTCACCCAGTCCTGACACACGCACGTAAGGTGTTCAGCGATACATTCGTCATCAAAAATAAGTGTTGATAAAGTACTGAATGCTTATTAACCTTTTAATATAGCTCTTAAATGGAGTGGCATGCAAATCGATCGTTTTCATCAATAATGATTCATCATGTCGCCCTCCTGAGTCTGTTGATTATTAGATCAATTCTGCCCTGGCAGCTTCAACACTTCCTCTTTTGTATGCTCTTAACCTTTACTAGGCTTAACCTCTTCGGGTACGTCTTCCCTCACGCGTTGTGGATGGGACACTTTGCGAATATATTGCTGTTTATATTAAATGGCAGGACAGTGCGTGCCTTATGATTGTAGCTTTCTTCTCTTGTACAGACAATTTTGCGATTTATAATAAAAAATAGCACCAAGGTACGTCAGCGGCCTGTTGGTCTAGGGGTATGATTCCTGCTTTGGGTGCAGGAGgtcccgggttcaaatcccggacAGGCccatgtatgattttttttttctgagaccCCGGAGCTGTTTGGGCCAAACTGGGTCAGGCGAAGAAAGGCAACGGCCGTCTTGCACACGAGGACGTGTAGTTGTGCAtccgtgtgtgtgcttgtgttgaGCTGAGGATTATAATCATTGATCATTGACGAATGAACCTTaatgtttccttctcttcacaaGGCTATCGTGCAGGAATCagaaatgaatagagaaaaatgataaatgaaaaattTTGCCCAGCGCCGGGCCGTGCCGCTAAAAGGTGTGTGTCATCACACGTGTCTGTTATCGTTTCGAGTGTGAGCGTCGCGCCGCGCGGACAGGTGGCGGGCGgcagacaagtgtgtgtgtgatgggggtgagggggagaaggggaaggcgtGCGTGTTGCTCTGGCAGTCATTGTGAGGAGTTGATTTCTTTTATTATATCTTTTTCCGTCTTCTGTTATCTATTTGTTTACTGTATTGAATTTATTTATCCATAATATATTTACaattttattcatatatatatatatatatatatatatatatatatatatatatatatatatatatatatatatatatatatatatatatatatttcaatgaaacaTTTATGATTTCCAGTGACATATAATAATAAAGTCAAATTTAGATACatctccttttcttgttattcttttacGATGTGACTTTTCagtgatttttctctctctctctctctctctctctctctctctctctctctctctctctctctctctctctctctctctctctctctctctctctctctctctctctctctttctctctctctctctctctctctctctctctctctctctctctctctctctctctctctctctctctctctctctctctatatatatatatatatatatatatctctatatatatatatatatatatatatatatatatatatatatatatatatatatattagactgTTTGTTAAGCCTAAAACTACATTTCATTCAATCGTCCTTATCTTTCCCTGCTCTAGTAGTTTTGTGTTATCTTCATGAAACTGTAAATCTTCACAAACTTGTCAGTCATCAACTAAAAGTCgtgtcccccccccttcccctccccggcGAGCACTTCCCTATCGTGCCTTACCCTGGGCAGGAAGCGCAAGACCCTTGGCACCCGCCCAGACCCCGcgcctctccttcctatcttacCTTCCCTATTTTCAACTTCTTAAGTAAATCTTCATCTAGCTGTTGCATTCTTCTTCTTGACAGTCAGGTCAGTACTGAAGGGGATCCCTCGCACAGGATAATCAGTAATCTGAAGATATTTGTCCTGAGAAACATTTGATTAAATTATGTTAATGCTCTATCATTTCTGAACTTCATAATTTAATCCTCATATGGTTAAAAGCGCACAGATTGGCGGGATCAATGTAACGATAGGAATGAAAAGTGTTGTTTTCTCCACTGTGAGAAGAGCAGCCGTACAGCGTCCTACAAAACGCCATCACCTGTACGCCTCTCGTCTCCTTACAGCAATACCTCGTGTGCGACCACACGGCCAACGTGGACTGCTCAGCGGCGGCGTCTCTCTACAGCGTCAACGACGACTTCGGGAAGGTTGAAGACGAAACCGAATCTCCGCCTTAGTGCCCCTCCCAGCCACTACCGATGATCCCTTCCCCGTCGACGACCCGCCACCTGCACGCCGACCCTCGCCAGCCATGCATGGGGCTCCGTGTTTACTGGGTGTAGGAACTGTTCAGTAGGGGCGTTAAGGTGTACTGGAAGGTAACATCGATTGGGAATATATGCAGCACTTCCACCTTTGTAACATTGTACCACTGTAGGTAGTGTGTCGCACTGACATAATGGTTAGTTAGCCCGTCTTCAAAAACAACGGAACACCGAATCATTGCGGTAAATGGCGCACTGGCCACCCATTTGTTATAGTGTTTTTCATGTTGGTAAATGAAGGGTTGCTTTGGGAAGCACTAGAAGACCAGAGGAAGGTAATGGACGCCAACTTGGATGTCACAATGATCCTACTTGCTTCCCTGCGAGTGATGGGTGTCGGCTCAGCGTTCAAACTCGAAACGCAAGGAAACGTAACCGAGAGCCGTGGGAAAGTGCAGTCGTGGGCTTGTCCACTGATTTGGCATTTCTGTTTTGGGGTGTTTGTTGTTATATTTCCGTTGATCTTCCTCCCTGCAGCCTTGGGGCCCGGGGTGTAGTGTAGTGCCATGAATAGTTATCCTGAGAATCCCGCTTCGTTCCGACACGCCAGTCGGAGTCGGTGTAGTGTGCCGCGTCAGATGCCACTTGGCCATAATAAAGGTTAAGTAAAACAGTCTTCGGTGTACCTACATGACTTATGAAGGTTGTGTTGGGGTTTCATTTATATCATATAGATTATGTACAAGCAATGTAGACGCATTTGTCGAAAGCGTCGTCTGCCAACAAGTGACGACCCACACCAGCTTGACATATGCAGCAAGGTGAGACACTCCAAAAGGAAGAGATCAGCAGGAGGCTCCATTCATTCTTGGAGGTAACGCATTGCTTTCCATCCCTCGCATCTCTGGCTCAGAGGAAGGAACACAGAGGCAACGGATATGAAGTTTAACGAATGTCccttcttgtttatttttatacttatttcaaCAAACTTGGCAAAACAGGTTGAATCTTTCGTGTGGAACGCCTTATACCCAACCTGTCAAAGTCTCCTTAGGATGCCGAGGACTGTTCCAAGAGTGTGAAGACAAGCAGCGATGACGTGGTGGGGAAGAAAtgattttgataaaaaaaaaatcttgtccaGCAGCCAACCCTTTTCTCTGTGCTGCGTGTAGGAAGCAAACCAAAGCTATacgacaatacacacacacacacacacacacacacacacacacacacacacacacacatgaagatgATCAGTCATGCTCAGAACGtgtcatcaacaacaacaatcaaacgGAAATATACAATAACGTGgtagtgtttgttttctctcttttttatgtttttagcAAAGAAACTACTACATTACTTAAGCTAGTTGTTTCGATACAACTGCAAGTGTTGCGCTACGagtgtattatgtgtgtgtgtgtgtgtgtgtgtgtgtgtgtgtgtgtgtgtg containing:
- the LOC127001766 gene encoding U-scoloptoxin(01)-Cw1a-like, with amino-acid sequence MRLFGAPLVVALVVVVTLEAAQETSFSCTGRSYGYYADVEAECEMFHICNNNVKWTFRCPNQTLFNQQYLVCDHTANVDCSAAASLYSVNDDFGKVEDETESPP